One window from the genome of Streptomyces cadmiisoli encodes:
- a CDS encoding TetR/AcrR family transcriptional regulator, whose amino-acid sequence MVSKAASADGGQAWRLSRPLELSPMLSGALEVFYERGYHGASVRDIARRVGVTVPALYYHYENKQAMLVTLLETGMGEVLDRAWQAAKDAIDDPEQRLANLVEAIVLYMTDWVSVAYLDTELRYLDPENRKRYAALRKQLEQLLTNTIEEGTENGVFAVSHPDDTTRALLGMCQAIATWYHPEGPHAPAEIAERYVEIALNAVGARVQRKPTSGKRSTRSRRTDPVE is encoded by the coding sequence GTGGTAAGCAAGGCTGCATCCGCCGACGGCGGGCAGGCCTGGCGTCTCTCCAGGCCACTGGAGCTGTCGCCGATGCTCTCCGGCGCCCTGGAGGTGTTCTACGAGCGGGGCTACCACGGGGCATCGGTCCGCGACATCGCGCGTCGGGTGGGCGTCACGGTGCCGGCGCTGTACTACCACTACGAGAACAAGCAGGCCATGCTGGTCACCCTCCTCGAGACGGGAATGGGTGAGGTACTCGACCGCGCCTGGCAGGCGGCCAAGGACGCCATCGACGACCCCGAGCAGCGGCTGGCCAACCTCGTCGAGGCCATCGTGCTGTACATGACGGACTGGGTGAGCGTCGCCTACCTCGACACGGAGCTGCGCTACCTCGACCCGGAGAACCGCAAGCGCTACGCCGCCCTGCGCAAGCAGCTCGAGCAGCTCCTGACGAACACCATCGAGGAAGGCACAGAGAATGGGGTGTTCGCCGTTTCGCACCCTGACGACACCACCCGTGCCCTCCTCGGCATGTGCCAGGCGATCGCCACGTGGTACCACCCCGAAGGCCCGCACGCGCCGGCCGAGATCGCCGAGCGCTACGTCGAGATCGCTCTGAACGCCGTCGGCGCCCGCGTGCAGCGGAAGCCCACGTCCGGCAAGCGGAGCACGCGCTCCCGTCGGACTGACCCGGTGGAGTAG
- a CDS encoding ABC transporter substrate-binding protein encodes MTIAHIAQLTGAAEQNGIQFQGGVEAALDELDAVELPGGIDVRVEVHDDGTEIDRAAQLLSTVTSEDVDAVFSSGWTPIATALWPLANGAETPLIAGATLGGAEHSADYFFSLLDLPGPHAAVGEHLAKPSGARRVGLVIDGDNPGFELLADPLEDGLKAKGLEGYVTTQTISTGDADYSAVLSNLAAADVDAIAAMISPGDVGNLIVQARRAPGLEDVVFATHHSVSGQVAEVAGDDAVGTTFPQSWVMTDEAAAAAYQAEHGVQPTSYFAYGHDAMWIVAVAASIAAEDGVEINGEAIRDRIPAATESDLFAEQRLVDGLTLTADGQPSITGVLATFDNDGRVVPVG; translated from the coding sequence GTGACGATCGCACACATCGCCCAATTGACCGGTGCCGCCGAGCAGAACGGCATCCAGTTCCAGGGCGGCGTGGAAGCGGCCCTGGATGAGCTCGACGCGGTCGAGTTGCCGGGCGGCATAGATGTGCGCGTCGAGGTCCATGACGACGGCACGGAGATCGACCGAGCGGCGCAACTGCTGTCGACCGTGACGTCCGAGGATGTCGATGCGGTGTTCAGCAGCGGCTGGACCCCGATCGCCACTGCGCTCTGGCCCCTTGCGAACGGAGCCGAAACGCCTCTGATCGCCGGCGCGACGCTGGGTGGTGCCGAGCACTCGGCCGACTACTTCTTCTCGCTGCTCGACCTGCCCGGTCCGCACGCCGCGGTGGGTGAGCACCTGGCAAAGCCGAGCGGCGCACGTCGGGTCGGACTCGTCATCGATGGCGACAACCCGGGATTCGAGCTGCTCGCCGATCCGCTGGAGGACGGCCTGAAGGCAAAGGGTCTCGAGGGTTACGTGACGACGCAGACCATCTCGACCGGCGACGCCGACTATTCGGCGGTCCTGTCGAACCTTGCCGCTGCGGATGTCGACGCGATCGCGGCGATGATCTCCCCCGGTGACGTGGGAAACCTCATCGTTCAGGCACGCCGAGCGCCTGGCCTCGAGGACGTCGTCTTCGCCACCCACCACTCCGTGTCCGGGCAGGTGGCAGAAGTCGCAGGAGACGACGCGGTGGGCACGACCTTCCCCCAGTCGTGGGTGATGACGGACGAAGCGGCCGCTGCGGCGTATCAGGCCGAGCACGGAGTGCAGCCGACGTCGTACTTCGCATACGGCCACGACGCCATGTGGATCGTCGCCGTCGCTGCCTCGATCGCAGCCGAGGACGGTGTCGAGATCAACGGCGAGGCGATCAGGGACCGCATTCCGGCGGCGACCGAGTCCGACCTCTTCGCTGAGCAGCGCCTGGTCGACGGGCTCACCCTCACGGCTGACGGTCAACCGTCCATCACCGGTGTTCTTGCGACCTTCGACAACGACGGTCGCGTCGTACCTGTCGGATGA
- a CDS encoding branched-chain amino acid ABC transporter permease, protein MSIFAEQLVNGLVLGCVYATFAFGFGLVIASLGVFNVAHEAVFTTGAVAAYLVVLYIGPMPLWLLVLVAAAAAAVVNSIVYLLLVRPLEGRRNHEMATFLSCIGGMFVLTEIVRLILDNHEVRFPAAIEGGIKVFGLHINNRQVVMVLTSLAAFAVVYLVIERTQLGRAIRATSYDAEAATLQGINPSLTALIVFALSGALAGVAAAVIGAAYNVVDAEMGSSYFLIAMAVMVLGGFGNTLGTLIAGLVIGCVSTISTGFLTTGYRDVIVFGALLLVLSVRSEGLFPTRSARVRA, encoded by the coding sequence ATGTCGATCTTCGCTGAGCAGCTCGTGAACGGTCTGGTTCTCGGCTGCGTCTACGCCACATTCGCGTTCGGCTTCGGTCTGGTCATAGCCAGCCTGGGCGTGTTCAACGTCGCCCACGAGGCAGTCTTCACGACCGGCGCCGTGGCAGCCTACCTGGTTGTTCTGTACATCGGTCCCATGCCGCTGTGGCTGCTGGTCCTCGTGGCCGCCGCAGCCGCCGCGGTCGTGAACTCGATCGTGTACCTGCTCCTGGTCCGGCCCCTGGAGGGCCGCCGAAACCACGAGATGGCCACGTTCCTCAGTTGCATCGGCGGCATGTTCGTACTGACCGAGATCGTCCGTCTCATTCTCGACAACCACGAGGTCCGTTTCCCTGCCGCGATCGAAGGCGGCATAAAGGTCTTCGGCCTCCACATCAACAACCGGCAGGTCGTCATGGTGCTGACCAGCCTGGCGGCCTTCGCCGTCGTCTACCTCGTGATCGAGCGCACTCAACTCGGCCGTGCGATCCGGGCGACGTCCTATGACGCCGAGGCCGCGACACTTCAGGGCATCAATCCGTCGCTGACGGCGCTCATCGTCTTCGCTCTCTCCGGCGCCCTCGCAGGAGTCGCGGCGGCGGTCATCGGTGCGGCATACAACGTGGTTGACGCGGAGATGGGGTCGAGCTACTTCCTGATCGCCATGGCCGTGATGGTCCTGGGCGGCTTCGGCAACACGCTCGGCACGCTCATCGCCGGCCTGGTGATCGGCTGCGTCTCAACCATCTCGACCGGGTTTCTCACCACTGGATATCGGGACGTCATCGTCTTCGGAGCGCTTCTCCTGGTCCTGTCCGTGAGGTCGGAAGGCCTCTTCCCGACTCGCTCGGCACGCGTGCGGGCCTGA
- a CDS encoding ATP-binding cassette domain-containing protein yields MLTWLGSYHYLGSTAIIMCLLGYSTYVLLRAGIFAVPQIAYFCIGAYLSTILTVDHEVNFYVAIATGGLAAAACGATLGWLLRSVSGIYLAIATIAFGEVTRVIVRNLDVTGGPSGILGIPRAAQDWHLVLTLAVVIIACAVLAKSRYGVAMDALRQDQLVAEHLGIAARLMRIQLFALSGLIAGIAGGLFAHFRGFIIPNDFALPVLLSVLALVVVGGLYGFTGPLVGAVVVHTLPELFADLEEYREIMLGAMLAIIILFAPRGVSGLVESLVAEVRGRQRRARSAAVASAIHEPAAAETPSGDPRRARDDVRVPSQQVEPGPALAVRDVTKRFGGLAALSNVSFDIRKGEFLGLIGPNGSGKSTLINVVSGALEPTSGTLEAHGRRLSLGRPEKTADERIGRTFQGIRLFTDFTAIENVALGAYCRHQRWTGSGGAGYFAIWRREAAEVLELVRVPASMWSRDVTTLPYGIQRRIEIARALMGHPHLLMLDEPTAGMAEDETQEIFALVSEVARERDISVLAVEHDVPVMRTYCDRVVVLNFGQLIADGSPEVVLRDRTVVEAYLGQS; encoded by the coding sequence ATGTTGACTTGGCTCGGCTCGTACCACTACCTCGGCTCGACGGCCATCATCATGTGCCTGCTCGGGTACAGCACCTACGTATTGCTGCGCGCCGGAATCTTCGCGGTGCCGCAGATCGCATACTTCTGCATCGGCGCCTATCTCTCGACCATCCTCACGGTCGATCACGAGGTGAACTTCTACGTCGCGATCGCCACCGGTGGTCTTGCGGCAGCAGCGTGCGGTGCCACTCTCGGCTGGCTTCTGCGCAGCGTCAGCGGCATCTACCTCGCGATCGCGACGATCGCGTTCGGCGAGGTCACCAGGGTCATCGTCCGGAACCTCGACGTCACAGGAGGACCTTCCGGAATCCTGGGGATTCCACGGGCGGCCCAGGACTGGCACCTTGTTCTCACGCTGGCTGTGGTGATCATCGCCTGTGCAGTCCTCGCCAAGAGTCGGTACGGCGTGGCGATGGATGCCCTGCGTCAGGATCAACTGGTCGCCGAGCACCTCGGCATCGCGGCGCGACTCATGCGCATCCAACTGTTCGCGCTGTCCGGTCTCATCGCCGGCATCGCCGGCGGCCTCTTCGCCCACTTCCGGGGATTCATCATCCCCAACGACTTCGCACTACCCGTGCTGCTGAGCGTCCTTGCTCTGGTGGTCGTAGGCGGTTTGTACGGCTTCACGGGGCCGCTCGTGGGTGCGGTCGTCGTCCACACACTGCCCGAGCTGTTCGCGGACTTGGAGGAATACCGGGAGATCATGCTCGGAGCGATGCTCGCGATCATCATCCTGTTCGCCCCCCGCGGTGTTTCCGGACTGGTGGAGTCCCTGGTGGCCGAAGTCCGTGGGAGACAGCGAAGGGCGCGATCAGCAGCCGTCGCAAGCGCGATCCATGAGCCAGCGGCCGCGGAGACTCCATCCGGGGACCCGCGGCGTGCCCGCGATGACGTGCGGGTGCCTTCTCAGCAGGTCGAGCCGGGGCCCGCGCTGGCTGTTCGAGACGTCACGAAGCGATTCGGCGGCCTCGCCGCACTGTCGAACGTCAGCTTCGACATCCGGAAAGGAGAGTTTCTGGGCCTCATCGGTCCGAACGGATCGGGGAAGTCAACCCTCATCAATGTGGTCTCCGGAGCACTCGAGCCGACCTCCGGAACTCTGGAGGCCCACGGGCGGCGACTCTCCCTCGGTCGTCCAGAAAAGACTGCCGACGAGCGGATCGGCCGTACGTTCCAGGGCATCCGGCTCTTCACCGACTTCACGGCCATCGAGAACGTCGCGCTCGGGGCGTACTGCCGCCACCAGCGGTGGACGGGCAGCGGCGGTGCGGGATACTTCGCCATCTGGCGGCGTGAAGCCGCCGAGGTGCTCGAACTCGTGCGCGTTCCCGCTTCGATGTGGTCCCGAGACGTGACGACGCTGCCCTATGGAATCCAGCGGCGTATCGAGATCGCGCGCGCCTTGATGGGCCATCCGCACCTTCTGATGCTCGACGAGCCGACCGCCGGCATGGCCGAGGACGAGACTCAGGAGATCTTCGCGCTCGTCTCGGAGGTCGCCCGCGAACGGGACATCAGTGTCCTGGCGGTGGAACATGACGTCCCCGTCATGCGCACCTACTGCGACCGCGTCGTCGTGCTCAACTTCGGACAACTCATTGCGGACGGAAGTCCGGAGGTCGTGCTGCGCGACCGTACCGTGGTGGAGGCATACCTTGGCCAGTCTTGA
- a CDS encoding ABC transporter ATP-binding protein: MASLEITGIEVAYGAVEAVRGVDLSIRTGECVTVLGSNGAGKSSLLRAIGGLQKPRSGSIRIDDTDVTGKSATRMCRLGVALVPEGRRIIGSLTVVENLLLAGRGSKRTSRKECAANLQRMYEHFPRLAERRTQLGGSLSGGEQQMLAIARALMTRPDFLLLDEPSMGLAPVMVDRVYEMFDSAQGVFDGIGVLLVEQSATHALKFADTAHVMAQGSFAYSGTCHALKASPDTLTRAYLGDQDITTNRSVSAAVGRTEGE, encoded by the coding sequence TTGGCCAGTCTTGAGATCACCGGGATCGAGGTCGCCTACGGAGCCGTCGAGGCAGTCCGTGGAGTGGACCTGTCGATCCGCACGGGTGAGTGCGTGACGGTGCTCGGATCCAACGGGGCGGGCAAATCGTCGCTGCTGCGAGCGATCGGCGGCCTCCAAAAGCCGCGATCTGGCTCCATCCGGATCGACGACACGGACGTCACCGGCAAGTCAGCGACCCGAATGTGCCGTCTCGGTGTGGCCCTGGTGCCGGAGGGTCGGAGGATCATCGGTTCCCTCACCGTCGTCGAGAACCTGCTGCTCGCAGGACGTGGCTCGAAGCGCACCTCGCGCAAGGAATGTGCGGCCAACCTCCAGCGGATGTACGAACACTTCCCGCGACTTGCCGAGCGGCGGACACAACTCGGCGGTTCGCTCAGCGGCGGTGAGCAGCAGATGCTCGCCATCGCACGCGCCCTCATGACCCGGCCGGACTTCCTGTTGCTGGACGAACCCAGCATGGGTCTCGCGCCTGTCATGGTCGACCGCGTCTACGAAATGTTCGACTCGGCCCAGGGCGTGTTCGACGGAATCGGCGTCCTGCTGGTGGAGCAGTCGGCAACACACGCGCTGAAGTTCGCCGACACCGCACACGTCATGGCCCAGGGGTCTTTTGCCTACAGCGGGACATGTCACGCCCTCAAGGCGTCCCCCGACACTCTCACCAGGGCATATCTCGGGGACCAGGACATCACGACGAACAGGTCGGTCAGTGCGGCCGTCGGCCGCACTGAAGGAGAATGA
- a CDS encoding DoxX family protein, whose translation MHEFSVDVALLALRVGAGLVLLAHGCRKLFGWFGGKGIAGSGADFAAIGFRRGRLNALMAGLSEAVGGASLALGFLTPLAAAAVLGTMLVACSVHAPAFFALDGGYELPAVYALVATVVAVAGPGELSVDEALGHPLADAAIRVTAVALAAATGCAIAIQRRIAVRAQA comes from the coding sequence ATGCACGAATTCTCTGTCGATGTGGCACTGCTCGCACTGCGCGTGGGTGCAGGGCTCGTACTCCTGGCACACGGGTGCCGCAAACTCTTCGGGTGGTTCGGCGGGAAGGGGATCGCCGGCTCGGGTGCGGACTTCGCGGCGATCGGATTCCGCCGCGGACGGCTGAACGCCCTCATGGCTGGACTGTCGGAGGCGGTAGGGGGCGCATCGCTGGCACTCGGGTTCCTGACTCCCCTCGCCGCGGCCGCTGTTCTGGGCACGATGCTGGTCGCTTGCTCGGTACACGCCCCGGCGTTCTTCGCTCTCGACGGCGGCTATGAACTCCCGGCCGTATACGCCTTGGTCGCGACCGTGGTCGCTGTGGCAGGTCCCGGTGAACTGTCCGTCGATGAGGCGCTGGGCCATCCGCTCGCAGACGCGGCGATTCGGGTCACGGCCGTCGCGCTCGCGGCCGCGACCGGCTGCGCAATTGCCATTCAGCGACGAATTGCGGTTCGAGCCCAAGCGTGA
- a CDS encoding ABC transporter substrate-binding protein, producing the protein MSVPRKLRTTVAFTALAALLAACGSASSSGGGGDETLSIGHIAQLTGAQGPNGTHYDAGIEAAVREVNESGVLPDGWKTNVVKQDDGTDVAKSAQILSEMVGRDRVDAVLSSGWTPISVALWPLVNDYEVPLITASSLGGEAFKEDYFFSLADLDLPRAAGEYLVSRDVRRVGLVIDGDNPGFELVSGPIEEVLKEGGLPGFATKQAVATSDTDFSAVISNLADADVDAVVLAVGTDAVGNFLLQTEDVAALKDVTYVTHHAISATAATVAKEKAAGLTFPQAWIVTNEPGALAFEKESGKQTNSYFAYGHDAVWLLAVAASLVIEEGDEVNGSLLREKISEASRSKTFAEYAYLDGLSVDPEGRSSVNEVLGTFDTEGRIVPVD; encoded by the coding sequence ATGTCGGTTCCCAGGAAACTTCGCACTACCGTGGCTTTCACGGCCCTCGCCGCGCTGCTTGCCGCATGCGGTAGCGCATCGAGTTCGGGGGGCGGCGGGGACGAGACCCTGTCGATTGGCCACATTGCTCAGCTCACCGGGGCACAGGGTCCGAACGGAACGCACTACGACGCGGGCATCGAAGCCGCCGTCAGGGAAGTCAACGAAAGTGGTGTGCTCCCGGACGGCTGGAAAACGAACGTCGTCAAGCAGGACGACGGCACGGACGTCGCGAAGTCAGCGCAGATCCTGAGCGAGATGGTGGGCCGCGACAGAGTCGACGCAGTCCTCTCGAGCGGCTGGACCCCGATTTCGGTGGCGCTCTGGCCACTCGTGAACGACTACGAGGTGCCGCTCATCACCGCCTCGTCGCTCGGCGGCGAGGCCTTCAAGGAGGACTACTTCTTCTCCCTCGCCGACCTCGACCTTCCCCGAGCCGCAGGTGAATACCTCGTATCGCGTGACGTCCGCCGTGTCGGTCTGGTGATCGACGGCGACAATCCCGGCTTCGAGCTGGTGTCGGGGCCGATCGAGGAGGTCTTGAAGGAGGGCGGACTTCCGGGCTTCGCAACGAAACAAGCTGTGGCAACCAGTGACACCGACTTCTCCGCCGTCATCAGCAACCTCGCCGACGCGGACGTTGACGCCGTCGTTCTGGCCGTCGGCACGGACGCGGTTGGCAACTTCCTTCTCCAGACCGAGGATGTTGCTGCGCTGAAGGACGTCACCTATGTGACCCACCACGCCATCTCCGCGACCGCGGCGACCGTGGCGAAGGAGAAGGCCGCAGGTCTGACCTTCCCGCAGGCATGGATCGTGACGAATGAGCCAGGCGCTCTGGCGTTCGAGAAGGAATCAGGGAAACAGACCAACTCCTACTTCGCGTACGGCCACGACGCAGTCTGGCTGCTCGCTGTTGCCGCGTCGCTCGTCATCGAGGAAGGGGACGAGGTCAACGGCAGCCTCCTGCGTGAAAAGATCTCGGAGGCCAGCCGCTCCAAGACCTTCGCCGAGTACGCCTACCTCGACGGACTCTCGGTCGATCCGGAAGGTCGCTCCTCGGTGAACGAGGTGCTCGGAACATTCGACACCGAAGGTCGCATCGTCCCCGTGGACTAG
- a CDS encoding hemerythrin domain-containing protein: MNPTTDEPMADVRDMYMAHRMIRREFGLLPQRVREVEPNDTRRSEVVGAHTELVCGFLHFHHEGEDLILWPLLQGRGGEEAEAVLPRMEEQHHAIEAAGNEVLRLLPEWRSTGRSGHELAEALDRLLAVLLEHMAMEEEQILPLAEKYVTAAEWKQLGEHSMKEVPKKVLPLAFGMAMYEGNPEVIKAVLAEAPLPARLILPFLAPRLYAKHAKRVHGTATPPRGTAALGEPGQPSRAEM, from the coding sequence GTGAACCCGACCACCGACGAACCCATGGCCGATGTGCGAGACATGTACATGGCTCACCGCATGATCCGGCGTGAATTCGGCTTGCTACCGCAGCGAGTGCGGGAGGTCGAACCGAACGACACCCGGCGTTCCGAGGTTGTCGGCGCGCACACCGAACTCGTCTGTGGCTTCCTGCATTTTCACCATGAGGGCGAGGACCTGATCCTCTGGCCGCTGCTCCAGGGGCGGGGTGGGGAAGAGGCTGAAGCCGTCTTGCCCCGCATGGAAGAACAGCACCACGCCATTGAGGCCGCCGGCAATGAGGTGCTTCGCCTGCTACCCGAGTGGCGGTCCACCGGGCGTAGCGGCCACGAGCTCGCGGAGGCACTCGACCGGCTGCTGGCTGTGCTGCTGGAGCACATGGCCATGGAAGAGGAGCAGATCCTCCCCCTGGCCGAGAAGTACGTCACCGCGGCCGAGTGGAAGCAACTGGGCGAGCACAGCATGAAGGAAGTTCCGAAGAAGGTCCTCCCGCTTGCTTTCGGCATGGCGATGTACGAGGGAAACCCCGAGGTGATCAAGGCGGTTCTCGCTGAGGCCCCACTGCCCGCACGACTGATCCTGCCGTTCCTCGCGCCCCGCCTGTACGCCAAGCATGCCAAGCGGGTGCACGGCACCGCCACTCCGCCTCGCGGCACCGCCGCTCTTGGCGAGCCTGGTCAGCCCAGTCGAGCCGAAATGTAG
- a CDS encoding FAD-dependent monooxygenase, translating into MDVPVLVIGGGPAGLAGSILLSRLGIDHVLVERHPSTSPYPKAHLINPRTLEILRQAGVADDVYEIGGPPGEYRVRFQTSLGGDGPLDGRELFAIDGFGGGSLRASTERATPCPHTNLPQLRLEPVLRRHAEQHGHATVLFGHEFVRYDEDADGVTALVRDCRTGENFTVRAQYVIGADGGKTLAHQLGVTLEGPRSIARLVSNHISADLSDHVQGDALITLLMHPENPFKFVGLVPMGPSYGKGTDWARESEEWGVSFALRPEDSTTLTEDTVAPIIRQALRLPGLDLTVHRTSTWGVERVVADRFRYGRVFLVGDAAHRHVPTSGLGLNSAVQDVHNLAWKIAAVVRGQAGPDLLDTYEAERRPADVRNADWALFTFMNNANIDVGLGLSASASQEQNIAALAAYLSDTQAGATLRARGAEIIATQRTEYQALDIELGFSYESAAIVPDGTPRPPSDPLGLHYRATTRPGHRLPHAWLQHGTERMSTHDLTGVGDSFALITGRDGDTWRKAAATVTEELGVAITTACVGAADGYLDPTGEWGQVSDIADDGAVLVRPDNHVAWRIHDSVQDPVHELRKALSGILAR; encoded by the coding sequence ATGGACGTTCCCGTACTCGTCATCGGCGGCGGTCCCGCCGGTCTGGCCGGGTCAATTCTGCTGTCCCGCCTCGGTATCGACCACGTGCTGGTCGAACGGCATCCGAGCACGTCGCCGTATCCGAAGGCCCATCTGATCAATCCGCGCACATTGGAGATACTCCGCCAGGCGGGCGTCGCCGACGACGTGTACGAGATCGGCGGCCCGCCGGGGGAGTACAGAGTCCGGTTCCAGACGTCCCTGGGCGGTGACGGCCCGCTGGACGGCAGGGAGCTCTTCGCCATCGACGGCTTCGGCGGCGGCTCCCTGCGCGCATCCACGGAGCGGGCCACCCCCTGCCCGCACACGAACCTGCCCCAGCTGCGCCTTGAGCCCGTGCTGCGCCGCCACGCCGAGCAGCACGGTCACGCGACCGTGTTGTTCGGCCACGAGTTCGTCCGCTACGACGAGGACGCCGACGGCGTCACCGCCCTCGTCCGCGATTGCCGTACCGGAGAGAACTTCACAGTACGTGCCCAGTACGTCATCGGCGCCGACGGCGGCAAGACGCTGGCTCACCAGCTCGGTGTGACGCTCGAAGGGCCCCGCTCGATCGCCCGCCTGGTGAGCAACCACATCAGCGCCGACCTGTCCGACCACGTCCAGGGCGACGCGCTCATCACCTTGCTGATGCACCCGGAGAACCCCTTCAAATTCGTCGGCCTCGTTCCGATGGGGCCGAGCTACGGAAAGGGCACCGACTGGGCGCGTGAAAGCGAGGAATGGGGGGTGTCGTTCGCCCTGCGTCCGGAAGACAGCACCACGCTGACCGAGGACACCGTCGCCCCGATCATCCGGCAGGCCCTGCGCCTTCCCGGTCTCGACCTGACGGTTCACCGCACCAGCACCTGGGGCGTCGAACGTGTGGTGGCCGACCGCTTCCGGTACGGCCGGGTCTTCCTTGTGGGTGACGCCGCACACCGTCATGTCCCGACCAGCGGTCTGGGCCTCAATTCGGCCGTCCAGGACGTGCACAACCTGGCGTGGAAGATCGCCGCGGTGGTGCGCGGCCAGGCCGGACCCGACCTGTTGGACACCTACGAAGCCGAACGCCGGCCGGCTGACGTGCGCAACGCCGACTGGGCCTTGTTCACCTTCATGAACAACGCGAACATCGATGTCGGGCTGGGACTCTCGGCAAGTGCGTCACAGGAGCAGAACATCGCCGCCCTTGCCGCCTATCTCTCGGACACGCAGGCGGGCGCCACCCTGCGTGCGCGAGGCGCAGAGATCATCGCGACGCAGCGCACCGAGTACCAGGCCCTCGACATCGAGCTCGGCTTCTCGTACGAGAGCGCCGCAATCGTCCCGGACGGCACGCCACGGCCGCCGAGCGACCCGCTGGGGCTGCACTACCGCGCGACGACGCGGCCCGGGCATCGCCTGCCCCACGCTTGGCTGCAGCATGGAACGGAGCGGATGTCGACGCACGACCTCACGGGTGTCGGCGACAGCTTCGCGCTGATCACCGGACGCGACGGGGACACCTGGCGCAAGGCAGCCGCCACCGTGACCGAGGAGTTGGGTGTCGCCATCACCACGGCGTGTGTCGGTGCGGCCGACGGCTACCTCGATCCCACAGGCGAGTGGGGACAGGTGTCGGACATCGCCGACGACGGTGCGGTCCTCGTACGTCCCGACAATCACGTGGCATGGCGGATCCACGATTCGGTCCAGGACCCGGTCCATGAGCTCAGGAAGGCGCTCTCCGGCATTCTTGCCCGCTGA
- a CDS encoding VOC family protein: MTTDSAGSGVLPLSNANEKAAIHHIAFKVAFEEFDELIDWYRNVLDMDVNFRGKQIDLEVCFLANDRANHRLVFVTRPGIERDPAYRGRARLDHSAFEFATIDGLLEKYAALRDQGIHPYMSIDHGLTLSLYYRDPTGHGVELQTDAHGDWSSSKQWMHVASEFAANPAGILFDPDRVIEARNAGASLDELHRRIYDDGEFPPRPEQRARLQMPPEKEPYLWDHSSWGPDHPTFDRRLGDR, translated from the coding sequence ATGACAACAGACAGCGCCGGCAGCGGTGTTCTCCCCCTCAGCAACGCGAACGAGAAGGCAGCCATCCATCACATCGCCTTCAAGGTCGCGTTCGAGGAGTTCGACGAGCTCATCGATTGGTATCGCAACGTTCTGGACATGGACGTCAACTTCCGTGGCAAGCAGATCGACCTCGAAGTCTGCTTCCTCGCCAACGACCGGGCCAACCATCGGCTCGTCTTCGTCACGCGCCCCGGCATCGAGCGCGACCCCGCCTACCGCGGACGGGCCCGACTCGACCACTCGGCCTTCGAGTTCGCCACGATCGACGGTCTGCTGGAGAAGTACGCCGCGCTGCGGGACCAGGGAATCCACCCCTACATGAGCATCGACCACGGGCTCACCTTGTCCCTGTACTACCGGGACCCGACCGGTCATGGAGTCGAGCTCCAGACCGATGCCCACGGTGACTGGAGCTCCTCCAAGCAGTGGATGCACGTTGCCTCGGAGTTCGCGGCGAACCCGGCAGGAATCCTCTTCGACCCCGACCGGGTGATCGAGGCCCGCAACGCCGGCGCGAGCCTGGACGAGCTGCACCGGCGGATCTACGACGACGGTGAGTTCCCGCCCCGGCCCGAGCAGCGCGCCCGGTTGCAGATGCCCCCGGAGAAGGAGCCCTACCTGTGGGACCACAGCAGCTGGGGACCGGATCACCCGACGTTCGACCGCCGGCTCGGCGACCGGTGA